A window of Trichomycterus rosablanca isolate fTriRos1 chromosome 5, fTriRos1.hap1, whole genome shotgun sequence contains these coding sequences:
- the lhcgr gene encoding lutropin-choriogonadotropic hormone receptor — MRISLFILTLIMRQCDCLRFVCPEICSCSLETISCNSATEAMGSKQHSRLVLNYIPLRSIFSLSFDGLRGVKRIEISQSVTLETIETQAFNSLPNLSEISIQNTRSLVYIHKQAFNNLPKLRYLSISNTGIVVFPDLTSISSLEADFILDICDNLHLHSVPPNAFVGMTSEESTMNLYNNDFREIQKHAFNGTKIDKLILKNNRNLKTIHREAFRGALGPAVLDVSSTALETLPSTGLQSVLILVARSAFLLKRLPPLISLESLREAHLTYPSHCCALLSWDTEREISSSEQRNGSSYCEEKSPLLKSTVMEFPFSTDMLGPDEASFGSVDFEYLDFCQIRPALQCSPEADAFNPCEDIAGFEFLRVAIWFINILAIAGNLTVLLVFFTSRCKLTVPRFLMCHLAFADFCIGVYLLMIAAVDLRTRGHYSQHAIEWQTGTGCSIAGFLSVFGGELSVYTLCTITVERWYTITHGMRLECRLALRQAAVMMAAGGLLCLCMALLPLMGISSYSKVSMCLPMDIETPLAQAYIVLLLLFNVGAFLVICGCYMQIYLAVRHPEVPGRNADTKIAKRMAVLIFTDFICMAPITFFAISAAFKLPLITVTNSKILLVLFYPINSCANPFLYAIFTKAFRKDACILLSFMGCCKKKANMYHIKTYCLENAERNKTSSVSKSKIIIRSHNFR, encoded by the exons tgttttgaaCTATATTCCCTTAAGAAGTATTTTCAGTCTCAGCTTTGATGGACTAAGAGGTGTCAAAAGAAT AGAAATTTCCCAGAGTGTCACACTGGAAACAATAGAGACCCAAGCCTTCAACAGCCTTCCTAACCTCTCAGAGAT ATCTATCCAAAACACACGGAGCCTGGTTTACATCCACAAGCAGGCcttcaacaatctacccaaactgAGATACCT GAGCATCTCCAACACTGGAATAGTTGTGTTTCCAGACCTCACTTCAATCTCTTCTCTAGAAGCAGATTTCATACT agATATCTGTGACAATCTCCACTTGCACTCAGTTCCACCAAATGCCTTTGTTGGTATGACATCTGAAGAATCAACAAT GAACCTCTATAACAATGACTTCagagaaatacaaaaacatgccTTTAATGGGACAAAAATAGATAAACT AATATTAAAGAACAATCGAAACCTCAAAACAATCCACAGGGAAGCCTTTAGGGGAGCACTGGGCCCTGCTGTACT AGATGTGTCCTCCACTGCTCTGGAGACGTTGCCCTCTACCGGACTGCAGTCTGTGCTCATACTTGTGGCTCGCTCTGCATTCTTACTAAAAAGGTTGCCTCCCCTGATAAGTTTAGAGAGCCTAAGAGAGGCTCACCTCACTTACCCAAGCCACTGCTGTGCTCTTCTCAGTTGGGACACTGAAAG AGAAATTTCATCTTCAGAACAGAGAAATGGATCTTCTTACTGCGAAGAAAAAAGTCCTTTACTTAA GTCCACAGTGATGGAGTTTCCCTTTTCCACTGATATGTTGGGACCTGATGAAGCCAGCTTTGGCAGTGTTGATTTCGAATACCTGGACTTCTGTCAAATAAGACCAGCACTCCAGTGCAGTCCAGAGGCAGATGCCTTCAACCCCTGTGAGGACATTGCTGGGTTTGAGTTCCTTCGTGTGGCAATCTGGTTTATCAACATCCTGGCTATTGCTGGCAACTTGACTGTACTTCTCGTGTTCTTTACCAGCCGCTGCAAACTTACTGTGCCACGCTTCCTTATGTGTCACTTGGCTTTCGCAGACTTTTGCATAGGTGTGTACCTCCTTATGATTGCTGCTGTGGACCTACGAACACGTGGTCACTATAGCCAACACGCTATTGAATGGCAGACAGGGACAGGCTGCAGTATTGCAGGCTTCTTGTCTGTCTTTGGTGGTGAACTATCTGTCTACACACTGTGTACCATTACTGTGGAGCGCTGGTACACTATCACCCATGGAATGCGCCTAGAGTGCCGGCTTGCTCTTCGCCAAGCTGCTGTCATGATGGCTGCTGGAGGGCTGCTCTGCCTGTGCATGGCTCTCCTTCCTCTGATGGGCATAAGCAGTTATAGCAAGGTTAGCATGTGTCTGCCCATGGACATTGAAACACCTCTGGCACAGGCTTACATTGTCCTTCTGCTGCTCTTTAATGTAGGTGCCTTTCTGGTGATATGTGGCTGCTACATGCAGATCTATTTGGCTGTGCGCCACCCTGAGGTGCCTGGCCGCAATGCtgatactaaaattgccaagCGTATGGCTGTACTTATATTTACTGACTTTATTTGCATGGCTCCCATTACCTTTTTTGCCATCTCTGCCGCTTTTAAGCTGCCCCTTATTACAGTCACAAATTCCAAGATCCTGCTGGTGCTCTTTTATCCTATTAATTCCTGTGCCAACCCATTTCTTTACGCCATCTTCACCAAGGCCTTTCGGAAAGATGCCTGCATTCTGTTGAGCTTCATGGGCTGCTGCAAGAAAAAAGCCAATATGTATCACATTAAGACCTACTGTTTAGAAAATGCTGAAAGAAACAAGACTAGCTCAGTCAGCAAGAGCAAGATCATCATCAGAAGCCACAACTTCAGATAG